A section of the Ovis canadensis isolate MfBH-ARS-UI-01 breed Bighorn chromosome 1, ARS-UI_OviCan_v2, whole genome shotgun sequence genome encodes:
- the KCNA10 gene encoding potassium voltage-gated channel subfamily A member 10 gives MDVCGWKEMEVALVNFDNSDEIQEEPGYATVFDPTTPKGRPGRSSFSNWKTLINDSTSHETVFSKLPGDYFDSPGPETVVLNEGNQRVIINIAGLRFETQLRTLSQFPETLLGDREKRMQFFDSMRNEYFFDRNRPSFDGILYYYQSGGKIRRPANVPIDVFADEISFYELGSEAMDQFREDEGFIKDPETLLPTNDVHRQFWLLFEYPESSSAARGVAVVSVLVVIISITIFCLETLPEFREDRELKVVRDPSLNMSKTVLSHTLFTDPFFMVESTCIVWFTFELVLRFMVCPSKADFFRNIMNVIDIISIIPYFATLITELVQETEPSAQQNMSLAILRIIRLVRVFRIFKLSRHSKGLQILGQTLKASMRELGLLIFFLFIGVILFSSAVYFAEVDEPESHFSSIPDGFWWAVVTMTTVGYGDMCPTTPGGKIVGTLCAIAGVLTIALPVPVIVSNFNYFYHRETENEEKQSIPGEIEKILNSVGSRMGSTDSLSKTNGGCSAEKSRK, from the coding sequence ATGGATGTGTGTGGCTGGAAAGAAATGGAGGTTGCTCTGGTCAACTTTGATAACTCAGACGAAATCCAGGAAGAGCCAGGCTATGCCACAGTCTTTGACCCAACCACCCCAAAAGGCCGGCCTGGGAGGAGCTCCTTCTCCAACTGGAAGACCCTCATCAACGACAGCACCAGCCATGAGACGGTCTTCTCCAAGCTCCCAGGAGACTACTTTGATTCCCCAGGGCCTGAGACGGTGGTCTTAAATGAAGGAAACCAGCGGGTGATCATCAACATTGCTGGCCTGAGGTTCGAGACCCAGCTCAGAACCCTCAGTCAGTTCCCAGAGACCCTCCTGGGAGATCGGGAGAAAAGGATGCAGTTCTTTGACTCCATGAGAAATGAGTACTTCTTTGACAGGAACCGGCCTAGCTTTGATGGGATCCTGTACTATTACCAATCTGGTGGGAAGATTCGGCGCCCGGCCAACGTTCCTATCGACGTCTTTGCAGACGAGATCTCCTTCTACGAGCTGGGCAGTGAGGCCATGGACCAGTTCCGAGAGGACGAAGGCTTCATCAAAGATCCTGAGACACTGCTCCCCACCAATGACGTCCACCGGCAGTTCTGGCTCCTCTTCGAGTACCCCGAGAGCTCCAGTGCTGCCCGTGGTGTGGCCGTAGTCTCCGTCCTGGTCGTGatcatctccatcaccatcttctgccTGGAGACCCTTCCTGAGTTCCGAGAGGATAGGGAGCTGAAGGTGGTGAGAGACCCCAGCCTCAACATGAGCAAAACAGTCCTCTCCCACACCTTGTTCACTGACCCTTTCTTCATGGTGGAGTCCACCTGCATCGTGTGGTTCACCTTCGAGCTGGTGCTCCGGTTCATGGTCTGCCCCAGCAAGGCTGACTTCTTCAGGAACATCATGAACGTCATCGACATCATCTCCATCATCCCCTACTTCGCAACCCTCATCACGGAGCTGGTCCAGGAGACAGAGCCAAGTGCCCAGCAGAACATGTCCCTGGCCATCCTGAGGATCATCCGCCTGGTGAGGGTCTTCCGCATCTTCAAGCTCTCCCGCCACTCCAAGGGGCTGCAGATCCTGGGGCAGACGCTGAAGGCTTCCATGCGGGAGCTGGGGCTGctcatcttcttcctcttcatcggcgtcatcctcttctccagcgCCGTCTACTTTGCCGAGGTGGATGAGCCAGAGTCCCATTTCTCCAGCATTCCTGATGGCTTCTGGTGGGCGGTGGTCACCATGACAACTGTGGGCTATGGGGACATGTGCCCGACCACCCCAGGGGGGAAAATCGTGGGTACTCTGTGTGCCATCGCAGGGGTCCTCACCATTGCCCTCCCTGTGCCTGTTATTGTCTCCAACTTTAACTACTTCTACCATCGGGAGACTGAGAACGAGGAAAAGCAGAGCATCCCAGGAGAAATTGAGAAAATCCTCAACAGCGTGGGCTCAAGAATGGGCAGCACAGACTCTCTTAGCAAGACCAACGGTGGCTGCTCTGCAGAGAAGTCCAGGAAGTGA